One region of bacterium genomic DNA includes:
- a CDS encoding EutN/CcmL family microcompartment protein — MQLGKVIGTLVPATIADGLAGVPLLWVQPLDKRGASAGMAFVAADGTRMAGPGQIVTWEASREAALTLEPSFVPVDHAIVGLVDDVQLDEEAR; from the coding sequence ATGCAGCTGGGCAAGGTGATCGGTACCCTGGTGCCGGCGACGATCGCCGACGGACTGGCCGGCGTGCCCTTGCTGTGGGTGCAACCGCTGGACAAGCGCGGCGCGTCGGCCGGCATGGCCTTCGTGGCGGCGGACGGCACCCGGATGGCCGGTCCCGGACAGATCGTCACCTGGGAGGCGAGCCGCGAGGCGGCGCTGACCCTGGAACCCAGTTTCGTGCCGGTCGATCACGCCATCGTCGGCCTGGTGGACGACGTGCAACTGGATGAGGAGGCGCGATGA